The Luteimonas sp. YGD11-2 genome has a window encoding:
- the fliP gene encoding flagellar type III secretion system pore protein FliP (The bacterial flagellar biogenesis protein FliP forms a type III secretion system (T3SS)-type pore required for flagellar assembly.), whose translation MTSRWVRRVAALVAIACLLLPSLAWATPQLPSLPGVTVGQIGDAPVSLPLQTLLLMTAITLIPSMLLVLTAFTRIIVVLALLRQAMGTGQTPSNQVLVGLALFLTALVMTPVWEAAWTNGFGPWLNGELEFRAAWDLGSAPLRAFMLAQVRETDLMTFAGLAGHSGYAGPDEVPFQVLVASFVTSELKTAFEIGFLVFIPFIIIDLVVASVLMSMGMMMLSPMLVSAPFKILLFVLVDGWVLTVGTLAASFNAV comes from the coding sequence ATGACCTCCCGCTGGGTGCGCCGCGTCGCGGCGCTGGTGGCGATCGCCTGCCTGCTGCTGCCGTCGCTGGCCTGGGCCACGCCGCAGTTGCCCTCGCTGCCGGGCGTGACCGTGGGCCAGATCGGCGATGCGCCGGTGAGCCTGCCGCTGCAGACCCTGCTGCTGATGACGGCGATCACCCTGATCCCGTCGATGCTGCTGGTGCTGACCGCGTTCACCCGGATCATCGTGGTGCTGGCGCTGCTGCGCCAGGCGATGGGCACCGGGCAGACGCCGTCCAACCAGGTGCTGGTCGGGCTGGCGCTGTTCCTGACCGCGCTGGTGATGACGCCGGTGTGGGAGGCCGCATGGACCAATGGCTTCGGCCCGTGGCTCAACGGCGAACTCGAATTCCGCGCCGCCTGGGACCTCGGCAGCGCGCCGCTGCGTGCGTTCATGCTGGCGCAGGTGCGCGAGACCGACCTGATGACGTTCGCCGGCCTCGCCGGCCACAGCGGCTATGCCGGGCCGGACGAGGTGCCGTTCCAGGTGCTGGTCGCCTCGTTCGTCACCAGCGAGCTCAAGACCGCGTTCGAGATCGGCTTCCTGGTGTTCATCCCCTTCATCATCATCGACCTGGTGGTGGCCAGCGTGCTGATGTCGATGGGCATGATGATGCTGTCGCCGATGCTGGTCTCGGCGCCGTTCAAGATCCTGCTGTTCGTGCTGGTCGACGGCTGGGTGCTCACCGTCGGCACGCTCGCCGCCAGCTTCAACGCGGTCTGA
- the fliN gene encoding flagellar motor switch protein FliN yields the protein MNTQDTVFPTAEPARFDDLRADNPDDASDLNLDVILDVPVALSLEVGRTRMPIRNLLQLNRGSVIELERGAGEPLDVYVNGTLIAHGEVVVINDRFGVRLTDVVSPSERIRRLR from the coding sequence ATGAACACCCAGGACACCGTCTTTCCCACCGCCGAGCCGGCCCGTTTCGACGACCTGCGCGCCGACAACCCCGACGATGCGAGCGATCTCAACCTCGACGTCATCCTCGACGTGCCGGTGGCGCTCTCGCTGGAAGTCGGGCGCACGCGCATGCCGATCCGCAACCTGCTGCAGCTCAACCGCGGCTCGGTGATCGAGCTCGAGCGCGGCGCCGGCGAGCCGCTCGATGTCTACGTCAACGGCACCCTCATCGCGCATGGCGAGGTGGTGGTGATCAACGACCGCTTCGGCGTGCGCCTGACCGACGTGGTCAGCCCGAGCGAGCGGATCCGGAGACTGCGGTGA
- the fliO gene encoding flagellar biosynthetic protein FliO, with translation MDTGTAALPVASPPQLHAEVAIPAKPVAIGAHAPQAPGLGGAVIALLLVVGLILGLAWVLKRMPGSSFRQAEGLRVVANIPLGARERAAVVQVGGEQLLIGIGAGGVRTLHLLPEHLPEATPARLPSLKQLPDFKQLLAQRLRKDS, from the coding sequence ATGGATACCGGCACCGCCGCCCTGCCGGTGGCGTCGCCGCCGCAGCTGCACGCCGAAGTCGCCATCCCGGCAAAACCCGTCGCGATCGGCGCGCACGCACCGCAGGCCCCCGGCCTGGGCGGCGCGGTGATCGCGCTGCTGCTGGTGGTCGGGCTGATCCTCGGCCTGGCCTGGGTGCTCAAGCGCATGCCGGGCAGCAGCTTCCGCCAGGCCGAGGGCCTGCGCGTGGTCGCGAACATTCCGCTGGGTGCGCGCGAACGTGCGGCGGTCGTGCAGGTGGGCGGCGAGCAGCTGCTGATCGGCATCGGCGCCGGTGGCGTGCGCACGCTGCACCTGTTGCCCGAGCACCTGCCGGAGGCGACGCCCGCCCGGCTGCCGTCGCTGAAGCAGCTTCCCGATTTCAAGCAACTGCTCGCGCAACGCCTGCGCAAGGATTCCTGA